A window of the Deltaproteobacteria bacterium genome harbors these coding sequences:
- a CDS encoding cytochrome C, whose protein sequence is MTRRLLLLLTVLALGRLAHAGAPTQVEYPAGFRQWAHVKSMVIYSDKHPLFGPFGGFHNVYVNPKGLPAMTKGGSFPDGSVLVFDLLEAREENGAYVEGNRKLIGVMAKDRQRYKPTGGWGFEAFKGDSRTERTVTDAAGQCFGCHQQQKANDFVFSGFHP, encoded by the coding sequence ATGACTCGACGGTTGCTCCTGCTCCTCACCGTCCTCGCCCTCGGTCGGCTCGCCCATGCCGGAGCTCCCACCCAGGTGGAGTACCCCGCCGGCTTTCGCCAGTGGGCCCACGTCAAATCCATGGTGATCTATTCGGACAAGCATCCGCTCTTCGGTCCGTTCGGCGGGTTCCACAACGTGTACGTGAACCCGAAGGGCCTGCCGGCCATGACGAAGGGCGGCAGCTTCCCGGACGGGAGCGTGCTCGTCTTCGATCTCCTTGAGGCGCGCGAGGAGAACGGCGCCTACGTGGAAGGCAACCGCAAGCTCATCGGCGTCATGGCGAAGGATCGTCAGCGGTACAAGCCGACGGGCGGGTGGGGCTTCGAGGCCTTCAAGGGCGACAGCCGCACCGAGCGCACGGTGACCGACGCCGCGGGCCAGTGCTTCGGCTGTCACCAGCAGCAGAAGGCGAACGACTTCGTCTTCTCGGGCTTCCACCCGTAG